A genomic segment from Pseudoalteromonas nigrifaciens encodes:
- a CDS encoding MotA/TolQ/ExbB proton channel family protein has translation MQSTFNAVGIMAWPLLLVSIIALAIVLERSTILIIAKWQLKQHKLGTSQFAITLQAKQLLHSEQRLQWCQLYLQDCLIDWRKRLNILSLLASLSPLMGLLGTVWGLVVMFKRIAETNQAVTPALLADGLWEAMYSTMAGLVIAIPCLLVSGLLNTILEGLQNDFTRIINHLNYKFTYSDSPYA, from the coding sequence ATGCAGTCAACTTTTAATGCGGTAGGTATTATGGCTTGGCCATTACTATTGGTGTCAATTATAGCTTTGGCTATTGTGCTGGAGCGCAGCACTATTTTAATTATTGCTAAGTGGCAATTAAAGCAACATAAACTAGGGACAAGTCAATTTGCAATTACGCTGCAAGCTAAGCAGTTGCTGCACAGTGAGCAACGTTTGCAATGGTGTCAATTGTATTTACAAGACTGCTTAATTGATTGGCGAAAACGGCTAAACATATTGAGCTTATTGGCCTCTTTAAGCCCTTTAATGGGGTTACTTGGTACTGTGTGGGGGTTGGTCGTTATGTTTAAACGTATTGCCGAAACTAACCAAGCGGTTACGCCTGCTTTACTAGCTGATGGCTTGTGGGAAGCTATGTATTCAACTATGGCTGGATTAGTTATTGCTATTCCATGTTTATTAGTTAGCGGCTTATTAAACACCATACTAGAAGGGTTACAAAATGATTTTACAAGAATTATCAATCATTTAAATTATAAGTTTACCTATAGTGACTCACCTTATGCTTAG
- a CDS encoding TonB-dependent receptor domain-containing protein codes for MRITKLAACLATLSSPLMAADLENPNHTNMPVTALDAVTVTATRTAKSALNSAQAVNVINAEQIEQVLASSVFDSLISIPNVTATGGPRNMGQKFNVRGFSDAEDVLISVDGAIQTFEKYRMGSFFSDPELYRSVNVKRGPSTVLHGGGALGGVVEMELKDASDFLAPGEQGGVKVKLGHHGNNNENNGTVYAYARPTDSLDILTSYVKRSSDDFKLSNGETLDNSGIEAESLLLKAEYYLNEDSLIGLSYTKSEDNQRTEFNTTDPGAWGTVYREIEQSVTNLSYELNPANNPYVNLTARLGRTQSQVVESDGSGTLKDFIGLESNYEYNITTLDIANTSLIKQHTLTYGMQYSEKDRVGTKLSYPCLNLDMQTYQCIDYAEQAIQDEITSQPGGTQKRIGVYLQDEFTWQALTLTTGLRYEKYKTTATSSFANSFNNLDTDVDHSQVVPALTAHYQINNQLAVFSSYQQGFRAPLIDELYDQYGGRDPALELKVENSTNKEIGASYQNQNIFTNRDALTARVIYFKVKIDDEIQSNTNIATNPEPAARYNNSGENQRDGIEFEINYAHTLGYANFSYSRISGENQNNEPLWYLPADKFALSSGLNFFNDVLKTGFNIQHVNDRTVLVAGIEQQHKSYVLAGINASWDINDSWNARLAIDNLFDKEYQVIAGTTGAIGDYGVGRNIKTQISFKF; via the coding sequence ATGCGTATTACCAAACTGGCAGCTTGCCTTGCCACTCTGTCTTCGCCCTTAATGGCAGCTGATCTTGAAAACCCTAACCACACTAATATGCCGGTTACAGCACTTGATGCCGTAACCGTTACGGCAACCCGTACCGCAAAGTCTGCACTAAATTCAGCTCAAGCCGTTAATGTTATTAACGCAGAACAAATAGAGCAAGTACTTGCTAGTAGCGTATTCGACAGCCTTATTAGTATTCCTAACGTTACTGCAACCGGTGGCCCACGTAATATGGGACAAAAGTTTAATGTACGTGGTTTTAGTGACGCAGAAGATGTGTTGATAAGTGTAGATGGTGCAATTCAAACATTTGAAAAGTATCGAATGGGAAGTTTTTTTTCAGATCCTGAACTTTATCGCTCTGTAAATGTTAAACGTGGACCAAGTACTGTTTTGCATGGCGGTGGTGCTTTAGGTGGTGTGGTAGAAATGGAACTTAAAGATGCCAGCGACTTTTTAGCACCGGGTGAGCAAGGTGGCGTTAAAGTTAAGCTAGGTCACCATGGCAATAATAATGAAAATAACGGTACCGTATATGCTTATGCACGCCCTACTGACTCATTAGATATACTTACTTCGTACGTAAAGCGCAGCAGTGACGACTTTAAGTTATCAAATGGTGAAACGCTCGATAATTCGGGTATTGAGGCCGAATCGTTGCTTTTAAAAGCTGAATATTACTTAAACGAAGACTCCTTAATTGGATTGTCGTATACAAAAAGTGAAGACAATCAGCGCACCGAGTTTAATACTACCGATCCTGGCGCATGGGGTACGGTATATAGAGAAATTGAACAATCGGTTACTAATTTAAGCTATGAGCTTAACCCCGCCAATAATCCTTATGTAAATTTAACAGCACGCTTAGGGCGCACCCAAAGTCAGGTTGTTGAAAGTGATGGTTCAGGCACTTTAAAAGATTTTATTGGCTTAGAGTCTAACTACGAATACAACATAACTACACTTGATATTGCGAATACATCTTTAATTAAACAGCATACTTTAACCTATGGCATGCAGTATTCTGAAAAAGATCGAGTGGGAACCAAGTTAAGTTATCCATGCCTTAATTTAGACATGCAAACTTATCAATGTATTGATTATGCAGAGCAAGCAATACAAGACGAAATAACATCTCAGCCCGGAGGTACTCAAAAACGTATAGGCGTTTACCTACAAGACGAATTTACTTGGCAGGCATTAACGCTTACCACAGGGCTACGTTATGAAAAGTATAAAACCACAGCAACCTCTAGCTTTGCCAACTCATTTAATAATTTAGATACCGATGTTGATCACTCTCAAGTGGTGCCTGCATTAACCGCTCACTATCAAATTAATAACCAGCTAGCTGTTTTTTCAAGTTATCAGCAAGGATTTAGAGCCCCATTAATAGATGAGCTTTATGATCAATATGGTGGCCGTGATCCGGCACTCGAACTTAAAGTAGAAAACAGCACCAATAAAGAAATAGGTGCGAGTTACCAAAACCAAAACATATTTACAAACAGAGATGCTTTAACTGCCCGTGTTATTTATTTTAAAGTAAAAATAGATGACGAAATTCAATCAAACACCAATATAGCCACTAATCCCGAACCCGCAGCGCGTTATAACAATAGTGGCGAAAACCAACGAGACGGCATTGAGTTTGAAATTAATTATGCACATACCTTAGGTTATGCCAACTTTTCTTATAGTCGAATATCAGGTGAAAACCAAAACAATGAACCACTTTGGTATTTACCAGCAGATAAATTTGCACTAAGTAGCGGGTTAAACTTTTTTAACGACGTGCTAAAAACAGGCTTTAATATTCAACATGTTAATGATCGCACTGTACTTGTAGCAGGTATTGAGCAGCAACATAAAAGTTATGTTTTAGCCGGTATAAACGCCAGTTGGGATATTAACGACAGCTGGAATGCCCGCTTAGCAATAGATAATTTATTTGATAAAGAATACCAAGTTATAGCGGGTACTACAGGCGCCATTGGCGACTATGGTGTTGGCCGTAATATTAAAACGCAAATTAGTTTTAAATTTTAA
- a CDS encoding biopolymer transporter ExbD, with protein MLSLPPRNTAAQLVPDLTALLDVLFILLVFLLLTAAVKLNMLDVTLPDTGKNTSTPVQQADVQVLSIRLEHNKLQYALEKESFTTLNEAINALKNSKESLPLYLAVDQQVPSGELVKLLAKLSAEKYQVANILVKSD; from the coding sequence ATGCTTAGCTTGCCACCGCGTAATACAGCGGCGCAATTAGTGCCAGACTTAACCGCTTTGCTTGATGTGTTATTTATTTTATTGGTTTTTTTATTACTTACAGCAGCGGTTAAGTTAAATATGCTTGATGTAACGCTTCCCGATACAGGTAAAAACACCAGCACACCGGTACAACAAGCAGATGTACAGGTGCTTAGTATTCGGTTAGAGCATAATAAGCTTCAATACGCCCTCGAAAAAGAATCATTTACTACGTTAAATGAAGCGATTAACGCCTTAAAAAACAGTAAAGAAAGCTTACCTCTGTATTTAGCGGTTGATCAGCAAGTACCTAGCGGCGAATTAGTAAAGCTATTAGCTAAACTTTCTGCTGAAAAGTATCAAGTTGCAAATATTTTAGTTAAAAGCGATTGA
- a CDS encoding hemin-degrading factor, translated as MNTLVNQYQTLKVAQPNIRSVDAAVQLGTTEAQLIASQVGQQAIKLNINQIENILKGLKKLEHVMALTRNGVVVSEIKGCYEKLYTSQRNNKKMGIAINPGGIDLRLFLSQWASVFAVKLNNMVSIQCFDKHGRAVHKIFNTDKTNLTAYQALISKYSDPEQSTTLVVEPIKTQELETTPQENINVAGFLTAWENLQDVHHFPALLTEFKVGRIQALELAQPNWAQEIPTASLPLIFSTLKEQQSEVMIFVNNNAAVQIYSGALNNLKQVGPWYNVLDEDFNLHIKSEGLARAFVVKKPTDNGNTVVHSIEFFDESSNTVMTLFGRRVEGKEQPKQWIALCNKLSDSYKS; from the coding sequence ATGAATACCTTAGTTAACCAATATCAAACATTAAAAGTAGCGCAGCCCAATATTCGCAGTGTAGATGCCGCCGTACAACTTGGCACCACAGAAGCACAACTTATTGCTTCTCAAGTAGGGCAGCAAGCAATTAAATTAAATATTAATCAAATCGAAAACATTCTCAAAGGGTTAAAAAAGCTAGAACATGTAATGGCACTTACACGCAACGGCGTTGTAGTGAGTGAAATTAAAGGCTGCTACGAAAAACTATATACTTCACAGCGTAATAATAAAAAAATGGGAATAGCAATTAACCCAGGAGGCATAGATTTAAGGTTGTTTTTATCGCAATGGGCCAGTGTATTTGCTGTTAAGTTAAATAACATGGTGAGCATTCAGTGCTTTGATAAACATGGCCGAGCTGTTCATAAAATATTTAATACCGATAAAACTAATTTAACTGCGTATCAGGCGCTAATTAGTAAATATAGCGACCCAGAGCAAAGCACTACATTAGTGGTAGAGCCAATCAAAACCCAAGAGCTTGAGACCACACCGCAAGAAAATATAAATGTAGCAGGCTTTTTAACCGCATGGGAAAACTTGCAAGATGTGCATCATTTTCCGGCATTATTAACCGAGTTTAAAGTAGGCAGAATACAAGCACTTGAACTTGCACAGCCCAATTGGGCACAAGAAATACCAACCGCAAGCTTACCATTAATATTTAGCACGTTAAAAGAGCAGCAAAGCGAGGTAATGATTTTTGTAAATAACAACGCCGCGGTGCAAATATACTCAGGAGCACTCAATAACTTAAAGCAAGTAGGCCCTTGGTATAACGTACTTGATGAAGACTTTAATTTACATATTAAAAGTGAAGGTTTAGCGCGTGCTTTTGTCGTTAAAAAGCCAACAGATAACGGTAATACTGTGGTGCACTCAATAGAGTTTTTTGATGAGAGCAGCAACACAGTGATGACCTTATTTGGCCGCAGGGTTGAAGGTAAAGAGCAACCGAAGCAGTGGATAGCACTGTGTAATAAATTGAGCGACAGTTATAAAAGTTAA
- a CDS encoding energy transducer TonB: MQPAPPKAMTFSQGQKADRVAINIINSTQVNASKVAKKIPAEPKLTAPVVKNDNVSTEFSGTKQHLKIVKKTPKNIKKIIDNPPKKPAKAKPVNIAKSTEHKKSVKNAPANKNKIKPAAPSSSTTKLSNQHSATNQLVTVTELPLFKAPKPILTYPLRAKKRGYEGVTLLQIELNKQGHIAKLTVLKSSGFTELDKAALNNVAQWQFHPVVKNNHPIKARFSVPIRFSLNV, translated from the coding sequence ATGCAACCTGCTCCCCCTAAAGCTATGACATTTTCGCAGGGGCAAAAAGCCGATCGTGTAGCAATTAATATTATTAACTCAACCCAGGTTAACGCCAGTAAAGTAGCTAAAAAAATACCAGCTGAGCCAAAACTAACAGCGCCTGTGGTTAAAAACGATAATGTTAGTACTGAGTTTTCGGGCACCAAGCAGCACCTTAAAATAGTAAAAAAAACACCTAAAAATATAAAAAAAATAATAGATAACCCGCCAAAAAAACCAGCTAAAGCCAAACCGGTTAACATAGCTAAAAGCACTGAACATAAAAAGTCTGTAAAAAATGCCCCTGCAAACAAAAATAAAATAAAGCCTGCTGCGCCCAGTTCTAGTACCACAAAACTAAGTAACCAGCACTCTGCTACTAATCAATTAGTTACCGTAACCGAATTACCATTATTTAAAGCCCCTAAGCCAATATTAACGTATCCGTTACGGGCTAAAAAAAGAGGTTACGAAGGGGTTACGTTATTACAAATTGAGTTGAATAAGCAGGGGCATATAGCAAAATTAACTGTGTTAAAAAGCAGCGGATTTACTGAGCTCGACAAAGCTGCTTTAAATAATGTAGCGCAGTGGCAGTTTCATCCTGTTGTTAAAAATAACCACCCGATAAAAGCACGATTTAGCGTGCCAATTCGGTTTTCGTTAAACGTATAA
- a CDS encoding NupC/NupG family nucleoside CNT transporter, with translation MTTFMSVVGMFVLLAIAFAASTNRKAIKLRTVGIAFAMQVIIGGFVLFFDAGKNALASVSSAVSSVIGFANDGISFLFGPLASQDTLGFIFAIQVLPVIVFFSALVAVLYHLGIMAWVIKILGGGLQKLLKTSRTESLSATANIFVGQTEAPLIVKPFIATMTKSELFAVMVGGLATVAGSVMAGYVIIGIDLKYLIAASFMAAPGGFLMAKMIVPETETPKDNLADLDVDDEKPVNVIDAAASGAASGMHLALNVGAMLLAFVALIALLNGLLGGIGGWFDYPTLTLQEILGYVFAPVAWLLGVPWNEAILAGSFIGQKLVVNEFVAYLDFINYRDTLSAHTQAIVTFALCGFANLSSIAILLGGLGGMAPSRRKDIARLGLRAVLAGSMANLMSAAIAGFFLSLA, from the coding sequence ATGACAACTTTTATGAGCGTAGTTGGCATGTTTGTGCTGCTAGCTATTGCATTTGCGGCGTCAACTAATCGCAAAGCTATAAAGCTTAGAACGGTAGGTATCGCATTTGCGATGCAAGTAATTATTGGTGGTTTTGTATTATTTTTTGATGCAGGTAAAAATGCATTAGCAAGTGTATCTTCCGCTGTTTCATCGGTTATTGGTTTTGCTAACGACGGTATAAGCTTTTTGTTTGGACCTTTAGCATCGCAAGATACATTAGGATTTATTTTTGCTATTCAAGTACTGCCGGTAATTGTATTTTTCTCTGCGTTAGTGGCCGTGTTATATCATTTAGGCATTATGGCGTGGGTTATTAAGATTTTAGGTGGCGGCTTGCAAAAGCTGTTAAAAACCTCACGTACTGAATCACTATCGGCCACTGCTAATATTTTTGTTGGTCAAACAGAAGCACCGTTAATTGTTAAACCCTTTATTGCCACTATGACCAAGTCGGAATTATTTGCCGTAATGGTAGGTGGTTTGGCAACGGTAGCAGGCTCTGTTATGGCCGGTTACGTAATTATTGGTATTGACCTTAAGTATTTAATAGCAGCTAGCTTTATGGCGGCTCCTGGTGGCTTTTTAATGGCCAAAATGATTGTACCAGAAACCGAAACGCCTAAAGACAATTTAGCTGACTTAGATGTAGATGATGAAAAGCCCGTTAACGTTATTGATGCTGCTGCATCGGGTGCTGCAAGTGGTATGCACTTGGCACTAAACGTAGGTGCAATGCTACTTGCTTTTGTAGCATTAATTGCATTGTTAAACGGTTTATTAGGTGGTATTGGCGGCTGGTTTGACTACCCGACATTAACGCTGCAAGAAATTTTAGGTTATGTATTTGCGCCTGTTGCATGGTTACTTGGTGTGCCATGGAATGAAGCAATACTAGCCGGTAGCTTTATTGGTCAAAAGTTAGTAGTGAATGAATTTGTTGCTTACTTAGACTTTATAAATTATCGCGATACGTTAAGTGCGCACACACAAGCAATTGTTACTTTTGCACTGTGTGGCTTTGCTAACTTATCATCGATAGCCATTTTACTAGGTGGATTAGGCGGTATGGCGCCTAGTCGGCGAAAGGATATCGCTCGCTTAGGGCTCAGAGCAGTGTTAGCAGGATCTATGGCTAACCTTATGAGCGCCGCAATTGCTGGATTTTTCCTCTCGCTAGCTTAG
- a CDS encoding heme/hemin ABC transporter substrate-binding protein, with translation MKPLFTYLITLTLLTFACSSNSAPFSAQRIVVSGGSITEIIYAFNEQHRIVGVDSTSVFPSAATKKPQIGYVRKISTEGILSLSPDLLLGEADTGPQKVVEQLKSTGINMTILTQEDNFLGIEAKIKHIARLLNVPKKGEQLANSLAIDRAALNTVLQQSTYKPRVLFILNVRSGQPIVAGANTSANELINAAGAINIAAEHIQNWKPLSTEAALALNPDAIITMGRHGDTPMENVSKLAHFKFSNAVKNKQVYSFDGSYLLGMGPRTPQAVVELASVLHPNAKLPTTYKFRFAKTSQPNIELSE, from the coding sequence ATGAAACCCCTATTCACATATTTAATTACGCTTACCTTGTTAACATTTGCTTGTAGCAGTAATTCAGCTCCATTCTCGGCACAAAGAATTGTTGTTTCGGGAGGCTCAATAACTGAAATTATTTATGCCTTTAATGAGCAGCATCGTATTGTAGGTGTAGACAGCACCAGTGTATTTCCAAGTGCTGCGACTAAAAAACCGCAAATAGGGTACGTACGAAAAATAAGTACAGAGGGGATATTATCGCTCAGCCCAGATTTACTCTTAGGCGAAGCCGACACAGGACCTCAAAAGGTAGTAGAGCAGCTAAAAAGTACGGGAATAAACATGACCATACTTACACAAGAAGATAACTTTTTAGGTATTGAAGCTAAAATAAAACACATTGCACGTTTACTCAATGTACCTAAAAAGGGAGAGCAACTTGCAAATAGTTTGGCAATAGACAGAGCTGCTTTAAACACTGTTTTACAACAAAGTACTTATAAGCCGAGAGTACTATTTATTCTTAATGTACGCAGCGGGCAACCTATTGTAGCCGGGGCAAATACCTCTGCAAATGAATTAATAAATGCCGCTGGAGCAATTAATATTGCAGCAGAGCATATACAAAATTGGAAACCGCTTTCAACTGAAGCGGCCCTTGCTCTTAATCCAGACGCAATTATTACTATGGGACGACACGGCGACACCCCTATGGAAAACGTCTCAAAACTAGCACATTTTAAGTTCTCTAATGCAGTTAAAAATAAGCAAGTTTATAGCTTCGATGGCAGTTATTTATTAGGCATGGGCCCACGTACACCACAAGCGGTAGTTGAGCTTGCAAGTGTTTTACACCCTAATGCTAAATTACCTACAACGTATAAGTTTCGCTTTGCTAAAACCTCTCAACCTAACATTGAGCTAAGTGAGTAA
- a CDS encoding RNA-guided endonuclease InsQ/TnpB family protein: MAIRGFNIEITYKMSSKAATHFARWIGGSNVMRNQRIEESLELIRADKGSDIDQKYAGIKAKPELSFLKEIPPQILRNAASMLFSDINACRSGLRKFPKPKGRNRKRSCVVTKEMFILEPLNEGRALLTFYEKASKKPARMFSIKLDYEPDQLAKQFRISRQGRRFYLSGSYNDGVESATNEELLKGFVAQSLSDDELLSQITGIDRGVKLPIATSDGLRKAYSPETTERLKRLVQKKARYQRILARKKRQNNNKNTRRVESNEQQKLADKIANFDAKTARIRHDFLHQTSKEVVLSAKSIIALEDLKLKNMTKRAKPKRGKHGRGYARNNANAKSSLNRSLLNVALGKLGDFIKYKANDYGKAVVEVSPAGTSQTCHMCGEKNTIRPQQDTLICLNGCGTFHADDNASIVVAQRAVPYIQESTFAQKAKTRKKTAVRKKAVTPPLGSELASTEKSGELETASTDVSLVCSRTQADVRPSSTASLVQRNSLTTMDASVTGVLETR, encoded by the coding sequence ATGGCAATTCGTGGCTTTAATATCGAAATAACTTACAAAATGAGTAGTAAAGCAGCTACTCATTTTGCGCGGTGGATTGGTGGATCGAATGTCATGCGTAATCAGAGAATTGAGGAAAGCCTCGAACTTATCCGAGCCGACAAAGGCTCGGATATTGATCAGAAGTATGCAGGTATTAAGGCTAAACCTGAGCTTTCCTTCTTAAAAGAAATACCACCACAAATACTTCGAAACGCTGCAAGTATGTTATTTAGTGATATTAATGCGTGCCGAAGTGGGCTTCGGAAGTTTCCTAAGCCCAAAGGGCGTAATCGCAAGCGTAGCTGTGTAGTAACAAAGGAAATGTTCATCCTTGAGCCGCTAAACGAAGGTCGGGCACTTCTGACATTCTACGAGAAGGCTTCGAAGAAGCCCGCACGTATGTTTTCTATAAAGCTCGACTACGAACCCGACCAGCTCGCAAAGCAGTTCCGTATATCGCGCCAAGGTAGACGCTTCTACCTCTCAGGGTCGTATAACGACGGTGTTGAGTCTGCAACGAATGAGGAACTGTTGAAAGGCTTTGTTGCACAAAGCCTCAGTGATGACGAATTACTATCCCAAATCACAGGTATCGACCGTGGCGTTAAGCTGCCTATTGCAACAAGCGACGGTTTGCGCAAAGCCTATAGCCCTGAGACGACTGAAAGGCTAAAGCGATTAGTGCAAAAGAAGGCTCGGTATCAGCGTATTTTGGCGCGTAAAAAGCGCCAAAACAATAACAAAAACACTAGACGTGTTGAGTCTAATGAGCAGCAAAAGCTAGCAGATAAGATAGCTAACTTCGACGCCAAGACTGCGCGAATTAGGCACGACTTTTTGCACCAGACCTCGAAAGAGGTCGTGCTTTCGGCGAAGTCTATAATCGCTTTGGAAGACTTAAAACTCAAAAACATGACCAAGCGTGCTAAACCAAAGCGCGGCAAGCATGGCCGTGGCTATGCGCGTAACAACGCGAATGCCAAGAGCAGTTTAAATCGCTCATTATTAAATGTCGCTTTAGGAAAGCTTGGTGACTTCATCAAGTATAAAGCGAACGACTACGGTAAGGCCGTAGTCGAAGTGAGCCCCGCAGGCACGTCGCAGACGTGCCATATGTGCGGTGAAAAAAATACGATAAGACCTCAGCAAGATACATTAATTTGTTTAAATGGCTGCGGAACTTTTCATGCGGACGACAATGCCAGCATTGTCGTAGCGCAACGAGCTGTACCTTACATACAAGAGTCTACGTTTGCCCAGAAAGCAAAAACTCGTAAGAAAACAGCAGTACGTAAAAAGGCGGTAACACCGCCGTTGGGGAGCGAACTGGCCTCAACTGAAAAATCAGGGGAGTTAGAGACTGCATCAACTGATGTGTCCCTTGTGTGCTCACGCACGCAAGCTGACGTAAGACCGTCATCGACGGCAAGCCTTGTACAAAGAAACTCTCTTACAACAATGGACGCCAGTGTTACTGGCGTCTTGGAAACTCGATAG
- a CDS encoding cold-shock protein, translating to MSNIVSGTVKWFNESKGFGFIEQENGPDVFAHFSAIKSEGFKTLAEGQRVEFTLSQGQKGPQADNITAV from the coding sequence ATGTCAAACATCGTATCAGGTACAGTTAAGTGGTTTAACGAGTCTAAAGGTTTTGGTTTCATCGAGCAAGAAAATGGCCCAGACGTTTTCGCACATTTCTCAGCAATCAAAAGCGAAGGTTTCAAAACTTTAGCTGAAGGCCAACGTGTAGAGTTCACTCTTTCACAAGGTCAAAAAGGTCCACAAGCTGATAACATCACAGCTGTATAA
- a CDS encoding FecCD family ABC transporter permease has product MLALGSTLLTEQKQRKMAIPCLFLACVFMFFIALSKGGVNLSLSEIVAIINQLETDSLKNAIIWQIRLPRIVLAMVVGAGLAACGCAMQAIFRNPLADPGLIGVSSGAALGAVATIVLGSSLFANFSSTLGVYAVPVGAFIGCISVCVFIYRLSAHSGQFTIISLLLAGIAVNAIVGSLIGGLTLISNEQQLRDLTFWSMGSLAGNHFAMMLPSLCIIVLSVVLLLRLAKPLNLYLLGEAQAKHLGINVTRLKKQVFICTALCTGAAVSITGIIGFVGFIVPHIVRLVLGPDHRYLMPASILGGALLLSFADLFARTVMLPAELPIGLITSAIGGPFFLIMLLKTYQQRSL; this is encoded by the coding sequence ATGCTGGCATTAGGAAGTACGCTATTAACCGAACAAAAACAGCGAAAAATGGCCATTCCCTGTTTATTTTTAGCCTGTGTTTTTATGTTTTTTATTGCACTAAGTAAAGGGGGCGTAAATTTAAGCTTGAGTGAAATAGTCGCAATAATTAACCAGCTTGAAACTGATAGCTTAAAAAACGCTATTATTTGGCAAATACGCTTACCACGCATAGTGTTAGCCATGGTGGTAGGTGCAGGGTTAGCCGCGTGTGGCTGTGCTATGCAGGCAATTTTTAGAAACCCATTAGCCGATCCGGGTTTAATTGGTGTGTCGAGTGGTGCAGCACTTGGCGCTGTAGCCACTATAGTATTAGGCAGTAGTTTATTTGCTAACTTTAGCAGTACCTTGGGCGTTTATGCGGTACCGGTTGGCGCATTTATTGGCTGTATTAGTGTATGTGTATTTATTTATAGATTAAGCGCTCACAGTGGTCAGTTTACAATTATTAGCTTATTACTAGCTGGTATTGCTGTTAATGCCATTGTGGGATCGCTCATTGGTGGGCTTACATTAATTAGTAACGAGCAACAACTGCGCGATTTAACATTTTGGAGTATGGGTTCTTTAGCCGGTAATCACTTTGCAATGATGCTGCCCTCTTTATGTATTATTGTTTTGAGTGTGGTTTTATTACTACGCCTAGCAAAACCTCTTAATTTATATTTACTAGGCGAAGCGCAAGCTAAACACTTAGGTATTAATGTAACGCGGCTTAAAAAGCAGGTATTTATTTGCACGGCATTGTGCACCGGAGCAGCTGTCTCTATTACCGGTATTATTGGTTTTGTTGGTTTTATTGTGCCGCATATTGTAAGGCTTGTTTTAGGGCCCGATCATCGTTACTTAATGCCAGCAAGTATTTTAGGCGGCGCGCTGCTATTAAGCTTTGCTGATTTATTTGCACGCACTGTAATGCTCCC
- a CDS encoding IS110 family transposase encodes MMFIGFDISKDKVDLCWLRDPTTNKKKTKVFKNNQLSFKDIEQWLLSTTQAVAEEVVITVEPTGVYHEPLMYFLYQQGFNIVLANPGKAKKYAEALNIVHKTDKSDAIMLASYGYAKHSIVNYWQPEAKEIRELKALLRRLDALESSKQREHNRLEASEFNAASERVIQSLKETINFFDDEIKKLKLDIDNHIDSFPNLKKDRALLETIPGIGPVMSRELTYIFAAKKFNQAKQAAAYCGLIPKLHESGKMKGRTTLSKLGPSRIRSKLYMAAVVAGQWNYQIKQQKIRLMNHGKTSMQIIGANMRKLIHICFGVVKNQEAFKLQES; translated from the coding sequence ATGATGTTTATCGGTTTTGATATTAGTAAGGATAAAGTAGATTTATGCTGGCTGAGAGATCCAACTACCAACAAAAAGAAAACGAAAGTATTTAAAAACAACCAGCTATCTTTCAAAGATATTGAGCAGTGGCTTTTAAGTACAACCCAAGCTGTAGCTGAGGAGGTCGTTATCACGGTAGAGCCAACGGGTGTTTACCATGAACCGCTGATGTACTTTTTATACCAGCAAGGATTCAATATTGTGCTCGCTAATCCAGGCAAAGCAAAGAAATATGCCGAGGCTCTAAATATTGTTCATAAAACAGATAAGTCAGATGCGATAATGCTTGCAAGCTATGGTTATGCAAAGCATTCAATTGTTAACTATTGGCAACCTGAAGCAAAAGAAATTAGAGAGCTTAAGGCATTACTGCGCCGACTTGATGCATTAGAATCCAGCAAGCAAAGGGAGCATAATCGATTAGAAGCAAGTGAGTTTAATGCGGCGTCGGAGCGAGTTATTCAATCATTAAAAGAAACGATTAATTTTTTTGATGATGAGATAAAAAAACTTAAATTAGATATCGATAATCACATAGACAGCTTCCCTAATTTAAAAAAAGATAGAGCGTTACTAGAAACAATCCCCGGTATTGGGCCCGTTATGTCTCGAGAGCTCACGTATATATTCGCAGCTAAAAAATTCAACCAAGCTAAGCAGGCAGCAGCTTACTGTGGCTTAATACCGAAGTTGCATGAGTCAGGGAAAATGAAGGGCCGTACAACTTTAAGTAAGCTAGGGCCCTCGAGAATACGAAGTAAGCTTTATATGGCAGCAGTAGTCGCTGGGCAGTGGAATTATCAAATAAAACAGCAAAAAATAAGATTGATGAATCATGGCAAAACATCGATGCAAATCATTGGTGCCAATATGCGTAAACTCATTCATATATGTTTTGGCGTAGTAAAGAATCAAGAAGCGTTTAAGCTTCAAGAAAGTTAA